The sequence aaaacataaatgcaaatctggttgttgcgtcatggttggggcatggttgcgtcacggcgaagctatagacatctggtggtgatttttattcacagttcaatatccttgcaagttaattacgtttagtttgctcaactcatattttcctatttttacacataaagttcaatgattgaaaatttaaataaccactctttagtttaataactgcaaacttaaatgcaattctggttgttgcgtcatggttggggcatggttgcgtcacggcgatgctatcgacatctggtggtgatttttcattcacagttcaatatccttgcaagttaattacgtttagtttgctcaactcatattttactatttttacacataaagttcaatgaaaatttaagaataaccaccctttagtttaataactgcaaacttaaatgcaattctggttgttgcgtcatggttggggcatggttgcgtcacggcgatgctatcgacatctggtggtgatttttcattcacagttcaatatccttgcaagttaattacgtttagtttgctcaactcatatttaacctatttttacacataaagttcaatgattgaaaatttaaaaataaccaccctttagtttaataactgcaaacttaaatgcaattctggttgttgcgtcatggttggggcatggttgcgtcacggcgatgctatcgacatctggtggtgatttttcattcacagttcaatatccttgcaagttaattacgtttagtttgctcaactcaaatgttcctatttttacacataaagttcaatgattgaaaatttaaaaataaccaccctttagtttaataactgcaaacttaaatgcaattctggttgttgcgtcatggttggggcatggttgcgtcacggcgatgctatcgacatctggtggtgatttttcgacaagaaagaattaattttaaacttaacacgttattttaaacttaacacgttaagtaaatgacaagcacgttaagaatggaaagtggaatttaaaagaaaattagaaagaaaaagttgtagtcgccaccgcaagatgtcaccagtcattaagtgaaaaagttgtagttgccaccgcaagatgtcactcatcaattatttaaacagtttttcattaattacaggagaactaatcaagtaaatgaaataacttttgttctggtcacaccgcatattttttgtctaatttttaagaccaaaaagtccgaaatctgtcatgaaacacccgagctatggagcgttacatacatacatacatacagacagacagacagacagacaaagtgacatgggtttttttttcctgcgtatgcgattattagcttcgcccttcggagctaataatcgcatacgcagaaaaaaaaaagccatgtcactttgtctgtatgtatgtatgtatgtatgtatgtatgtaacgctccatagctcgggctttttacgacacatttcagactttttggtcttaaaaattacacaaaaaatatgcggtgcgaccagaacaaaaataatttcatttacttaattagttctcctgtaattaatgaaaaactgttaaaataattgcttaacgactaaagacatctggcggtggcgactacaactttttcaccttaggtttaaatttcactttccactacatatgtaagtgtcatttatttaacgtgttaagtttaaaattcatccttctcgtcggataatttttattgaaatatattcgtaatggatggttaaacatgagtaaaataattttacgaatatattccgcccaatcaaatcaccaccagatgtccgtagtatcgccgtgatgacgcaatctttgatgtcccatccatgacgcaacaaccagatttgcatttatgttttgcagttatttgactaaaagatggttatttttaaattcaattattgaactttatgtgtaaaaattggaaaataagagttaagcaaactaaacgttaataacttgcaaggatattgaactttgacagaaaaataccgttttaagaccaaaaagtctgtgaagaaaagtgtgaactgtgaataagtccgagttaacaataggccctgaatttttcatttaagacagttttcaactggcttacgattatcccttcgcggcgagctgataagcttgcttttctatccaCACGAAAGGCGAAGCTTTCCGCACTTCctaccacacaaaaacaccgtttctgcctgattgttttttttaccacacaaagaaaacaagaaatcacattgctccatcactttgatgatttctattcccagaatatcgattgtttttaccatacaaaaaaacaaattgattttaaagggtgccaaacacacaccgtttctgtcagactgtttttaccccacaaaaataccgtttctgactgattgtttttttaccacaccAAAAGCAATAGTCAAACCTATTCCCAGATTATCGAACGTCAAAATgtcttctaagagaaaacgaaaggatgAACTTGCAGCTAGGCAAGCCAAACGTAGAGCAACGGAATCTGAAGAACAGCGgtttgctcgacttgaagcaaatgctgtcaggaatgctgcagcgagatcagccgagtctgaagtacagcggtgtgctcgacttgaagcaaatgctgtcaggaatgcttcagcacgatcagccgagtctgaagtacagctttgtgctcgacttgaagcaaatgctgttaggaatgctgcagcacgatcagccgagtctgaagtacagctttgtgctcgacttgaagcaaatgctgccaggaatgctgcagcacgatcagccgagtctgaacaaCAGACTAGTTATCGCCGTGCTCAAGATGCTCTGAGACATGCATCCGCCAGAGAAGTCGAAGTAGAAATTCAAACTACCGCTAGACGTGCTGCTGATGCGACAAGGCATACAATCGCCAGAGAAGCCGAATCAAAACTTCAAGCTTCCGCTAGACGTGCTGCTGATGCGACAAGGCACACATTCGCCAGAGAAGCCGAATCGGAAATTGAAGCTTTCGCTAGACGTGCTGCTGATGCGACAAGGCATACAGTCGCCAGAGAAGCCGAATCGGAAATTCAAGCTTTCGCTAGACGTGCTGCTGATGCGACAATGCATACAGTCGCCAGAGAAGCCGAATGTCCTCAACAAACTGCTGCTAGACTTGCTGCTTCCGCTGCTCGCTTTGCCGCCACTATATCCAACGAAACCCAAGATGAAGCTACTGATAGGCGACAAAGTAATGCAAGTGTTCAGCGACGATCTAGGGAAACCCGTCAAAtctccaaagaagaatatctaGATGCTTTTGATGCTTCCGTCAATGGACCGCTTCATAAGCAACCTTTCGTAGACAAgcatatgaaaaaattccattctgaATTGCATCAATTAAATCAGCAGCATTGCCTCCACTGTCGAGAATTGTGGCCTACAAGAGATGCAATTGTCGATCCCTACATTTGCTGCCGTTGCAAGAAACTTACGGAATTCAACCCTTTTGGCATTCAAAATGATATGGTGCGTGATTTTTCATCTATTCCACTAGCAATTCAGAAGCACTTTCGGGAACTTACTCCTCTTGAAGAAATGCTTCTCTCGCCAGTAATTTCCATCATGTCTGTCTTCCGGCTACCTTCTGGTGGACATGTTTCTCGTGGCTACGtggcaaatttcaaacaagacgtagccggattcatcagagagattcctctcacagcagagcaacttCCGTGCCTCGTCATAAGAAGGAGAGGTGTGGACAACACCTGTGCCGAATTCAAAGTTTGCCGTAAACGAGTTGAAGCAGTTGGCCGATTTCTCATTCAGAACCATCCAGGCTTTGCTTCACATCGCATCACTTTTAGCCAGACCAACTGTGATTTGCTGCCCGAAGATGGACCTTTGTTAAATATTCCGACGATGGACAGCGACAACGATGAATTGAATGTCACTGACGAAGGAGCCATGACAAGGGATGTTCCATCAGAAGACAGTCTTGATCAGCCACAACCTCCTGATGTCgctttcgtcatttcaaacaacatcaggcctcctcaacaaaatgaaatattaaatgcgctcgatccggttaattggccaacaatttcaactgagcctatcaacgaatttgaggtCATGTCTGGTCTTGCATCTCTGGCTTTCATCAAGTTGTTTCCTCTTGGGCAAGCTGACCCAACAAAGAAAGGTCGCAGACAAGACCTATCCGAACTCGTTGCTTCTAACCACTTAATGAAATATGCCGAGATTGATTGTACAAAGGAACCCGACGAATCTCATCCAAACGGGTATTTGTATTTTCCGTTTGCTGAACATGAGCGCTTCTGTTTTTGGTCGGTTGATCGCATACGACGCCATCGAGCCCTTGGGCAGTGTTCCGTTTTTCTGagacaaaatcccgaagaagctgcattgtctatggaggaacttaaggctatggctgccaacggtcaacttgactcggtcatcagcaaaatgtaCTCCTATACAGCCAATGTCACTGGCAGTGACGCCTACTGGAGCAAGCGTCGGAGAGAATTAGAGGCTATAATGCAACAGAAAGGTCTTGGCAcggctttttttactgttagctTTGCTGACAATCACTGGTACGACCTCCATCGTCTCATGCCCAACGGTGCAGCtgaaccaaaacttcgctaccagagtacaaatgcaaatttacatctagcagactggtacttttccgaaaaattacgTCTTTTTATGAAGCATTTTTTCGGTGGTGTCTTGGATCACGAATGGTTTTGGTATCGTTTCGAGTGGCAATCAAGAACAGCCATTCATGCCCACGGTGTTGTAAAGCTCAAAAACGACCCGGGGATTGCCGACCTAGTGATTAAAGTCTATGCTGGCCGACTTATGGCGCAAAAACTAGCTGATCCACAGTACACAGCAAACCTTAGCGAACAAGACGTCCTAGAAAAGCAAGATCTTGTTGAAACCGGCAttcttgcagaactcaaggttCTAAAGTATGCCGATACTCTGTTGTGTGCCTGTAATACTCGGTCTGATCCAGTCAACCCGTTCAATGCTGAAGTACCAGTTCCCCATCCGTGTTCAAGCAATGTCTCGTCAATTCTGAACGATGTAGCAGCCATGGACGACTTTTACGAAAGATTGGCAAACTGTGTTCAACGTCACGTCTGTCGACCAGATGGTTACTGTAAATCTAAGGATGGCaaatgtcgttttcactttccttttgatctagttagtgaatcgagaatagtttttgaaaaaatcggaaacacagactctgttcgtgctaaaattgttctcaaaagaaacgacaagtTCATGAATGTCCACAACAgatcaatgttggaacattGGTGTGCCAATGTAGATCTTCAGCTCATTCTTGATCATCACGCTGCAATGAACTACATGGTCAAATATGCCAGCAAACAAGAGCGATCTGGAAACACTTTACAGcaagtgatcaaaacgattatcaaCAAGGCTGATGTCACCGACAATGCTGGCTCCGCATTTCGCTCCTCAATTATTCGTTCCATTGGCCATCGTGACATCGGGAAAGGTGAAGCGTCGCGCATTTTGTCTTCCGGCCACCACTGTGAATCATCCTTCAATTACGTCAACGTTTCTTTGGACCTGACTGTAAACGAAGTCTTAAGAAATCCAACGACTGGTGAGTTGGAAACTCGACCAACTCTGCTTACATACTTTGCTAAACGTCATGTCTACATTGAACAAAACACCTACCCCAATTGGAATCTTGATCAACCCAATTTTATCGAGTTTTGTCGTCACTTCACTGTCGTCAAAGGGAATCTTAGAAATAATCCCAATCCGGACAAGACCATAGTTTTGACATTTCCGGTGCATCGAAATTCTCCTACGTCAGCTACCTACCATCTGTTCTGCCGATATTCGCTTATCAAGTTTTTCCCATGGACGGAATCATCTATTCCAATGCTTTTGGATGACAACCTTGTCGTACGCCAATGGCAAGACTTTCGATTGACTGCAGCTCAGGAACTGCGTCAATATTTCAACTTAGATGAAGAATTACAAAGTCGATTAGATCAGGCAGCTGATGACCTCCAGGAAGAAGACAACATTGAAAACGACAACTTTAATCAACTTGAATGGCAGCAAGCGGTCGGTATGCGACCTGCTGGCGAACAAGAAGTTCGTTCTGATCTACCTGTGATTGACCGTTCTTTCCCTTGGCTGACTAGTCTTCAGCTTCATTACACTCCACATGAATTGGCCTGTGGAAGCACTTGGGTGGTTAATCATCTAACCAATGGAAGAGATCTCGGCACTGATTCTACAGATTTACCCTTTGTCAGTCCCAGTCAACTGAATCCTTCACAACGAATGTGGTTCGATATGGTTGTTGAGGCTCTGCAATCTCAGAAACAGTTGTTATTGATCGTCAATGGCACAGCTGGTACCGGCAAAACCTTCactatttcagcaatttccAGTGCTGTCCCTAAAGAACATATCGTCCGTTCGGCCTACACAGCGAAAGCGGCCCATCTCATCCGCGGTGAAACTTTGCAtaagatatttcaaattccagtagAAAAAGGCCAAGGTACAAAGTTCGTCCCACTTAATGGAGCGAAACTGGCAGCTCTTCAAGAGAAATTTCGTCATGTTAAAATTATCATAATTGACGAATATTCAATGTTGAGTTTGACCATGCTTGGAAAAATTGACGCTCGTCTTCGTGAAGCCAAAGGcaacaaccttttttgtgGTGGGCTGACTGTTATTTTGGTTGGAGATCCAGCTCAACTTCCTCCTGTGGCTGCTCCTTCCCTCTATTCCCAATCAACAGCACCGTTTGCCAACGAGGGTCGGGCCGCTTACTTGGCTTTCCAATCCGTCATCAAGTTGACAGAAGTTCGACGACAACAAGTAGAAGATGGCGACATTGACCAGCAAACATTCCTGGACACACTCAACTCTTTGAGAGATGGAAACTGTTCCATAGACCAGTGGAAATTCCTTCAAGCAAGGAATCCGGAAGCCATTGCCAACTTTGGCACTGATTTTGAAGATGCGACCTACTTGTTTGCCACCAACGAAGCTGTAAATCGCagaaattactttaaattaccACAACTTCAAATGCCAATCACCCTACTACGGTCGGTAAATCTGCCTTCAAGTGGCAAGTCAAAGCCATCTGATCAGTTTCGAGGGCTTGAAGTTGAACTGTACCTTGCGATCGGAGCACAAGTAACGTTAACATCCAACATCAACACGGCTGTGGGTCTCACTAATGGTGCCAGAGGTACCGTGGTTGATATCGTCTATTCCAAACAGCCCAATGTTGATCTGCCTGATTTCATCGTTGTTAGATGGCCTGATTATACCGGCCCTCAATTCTTCTCTACAACCATGAATAACGGCATTTCAACTCACAACTGTATACCAATCCCGGCCATATCCATACGGTCTGATGACACCAGAGCCGTCAGGATTCAGTTTCCCCTTCGCCTGGCTTATGCGATGACCGTATGGAAATCTCAAGGAGAAACTCTAGGCAAAACTGTTGTAGACATCGGTCCCAAAGAAACCGCCGGCCTGACTTTCGTGGCTCTTTCAAGGGTAAGACATATTAGTGATTTGGCCGTCTTGCCATTTGACTATCAAAGAGCATTGAAAATATCGACTGGTGATGGGTTATTTGCTAGAAAGATGGAAGAGAGACGGCTAAATATGTTGTGTCAGGCTACACAAGATcaatggtttgaaaataacccagaataaatttgttttattttcttactgtTTTGCTGTCTCACAAATTTGCTTTTCGTGTGCCTTTGTCACTCAACAACGTAACGTCActtttgaatacaaaataggtcctgaatttgtcatttaagacagtttttaactggcttacgactatccattcggcgagctgataagcttgcttttctatcttaattaTAATATTTAATCAGCAAGGTTCGGAATCGCAtgtaaaattaattgtttgtaCTAGCTCATTAAATTAAACTAAgcttaaaaatttataaatatttattttgtactGAAAACGGCTGAACCTATGCGAAACATTTAACACCTAAGTTTGAGCGCAGTTGCCGGTATGAAGTTTTGAACGgcgaaatttaaattaagatTTAAATTAACACACCGGCCATTGCATTGCGGCGCCCTTAATGGCTCTGGCGGCGTTGCCATTGCAAGATGTGGAAAGGCCGGTGTGTAAATTTCCCCAAACCTGGCAACCTGTAACAGACGACATTCGACTTTCGACATAAAACCAGAGGCTTATTCTAAGCTCTGATAAAAATTTTGTGAATGaacacaacatcaacaacggcAAACAACACTTTCTGCCATAAACGAGACAGCAAGCACACGATAAAGCCTACACGATACAAATGGAAAACGAAATACCGGAACGTTAGTATCTTATACATAATCTTTTCAGTTTCTTGTTCCTTTTACCTATACGTATTTATAAAGATGTACGTATTAGTTAAGATTTTTTAAGATCTGTTAATCCTTAGAGCAGTTCCAAttgctttccctttttttgtactATAAATTTACGAGTTCTTTGGAGCTTCAGTATTGAAAAGTCTCGATCTAAATAGTATGATTTATTGTTTTCGATATTCTACTTATCAGATTGCCCTGGTGTTCAGAGTGAAGCTGCAGGAAAAGCATCTACATGTGATGGTATGAATATCATATCTTGTACCCAGCACACCAAAATTAATCAGGAATTTGAGTTGTAAAGGTTGTCCAAATCAAAAGATCTGTGCCTCTGGTGAAGTTACAGTAGAAGATCCTAAAATAATGGTTGGTATTCAGGAACGCATGTTGAATGTGAAACACAAGGTCAGGTCTTTTTAACAACTTATGTTATCAAACTTTgcacattattttttattataccaATATAGATATTGGTACTTTCTGGCAAAGGCGGAGTAGGTAAAAGCACATTAACCAGTATGATAGCCAGAGTGTTTGCTCAGGATCTCACCAAAAATGTATGATCTTACTttgaaattaatattaatTCTTGTTATTACCAACTGCTGATGTTGATTTAAGGTTGCTGTTATGGATATTGATATTTGTGGTCCATCAGCCCCTCGCATTATGGGAGTTGAAGGTGAAACaggtaaaaaatggaaaagagaagTAGTCATTTATTACcaataataattctttttatttattattggttATTCATTTAGTTCACCAAAGTGGTTCTGGCTGGTCTCCTGTTGTATGTTTATAATTCTACATTAtggttcttttttactttaatattACTTATTGCAATTCTTGGGTTCAGTACATAGGTGAAAATTTATCTGTCATGTCTGTTGGACTACTTTTAGCAAGTCCTGATGATGCAGTGATTTGGAgaggaccaaaaaaaaatggtaatttggattaattttttaaattattattacagtAATAATAAGTAATGTTACTTTATGACAGcaataactttaaaataaatgtgtgGTGGTATGTGTTAATTTAGGTCTGATCAAACAGTTCCTGAGTGAAGTTGATTGGGGCTCATTAGACTACTTGTTAATGGATACGCCGCCAGGAACATCTGATGAACATTTATCCATTGCACAGTACATGCTTCCTTGCCAACTTACTGGGGCAATAATCGTCACTTCACCCCAGGAGATTTCTCTTTTAGATGTTCgcaaagaaataaacttttgcAGAAAGGTCAATATTCCAATAATTGGTATAGTTGAAAACATGAGTTGGTAagctttcaatttttaattcacaTTCCCGCTATTTCTTCTTAATGTCCGCTCATATTTTTAGGTTTGTGTGTCCCAAGTGCAGTAAAGAAAGCGAAATATTTCTTGCCACTACAGGGGGTGCTCGTCAGATGGCAAGTGAATTTAACTTGCCCTTCCTTGGTCAAATTCCGCTCGATCATCGTCTTACTCAAGCATGTGACGAGGGGATCGATTTCTTCGAAGAATATTCAGATTCTGCTACTGCTTCAGCATTTATTCAGCTTGTTaaaggttttttgttttgtttttttatcattaCCAAGTATGCTGGCACTTCATTATTTAATTCAACATAATTACAGAAATCAAAGCACACATCAAGGAGTGATTTATAACTAGCTCGGTGCACCGAGCCAATTGGTTCCTTGGTGCACCCGCAACcaagaaataaatcaaacctCATCAACGTTAATTTTTCTACAGAAAATCGGTGTTTCCGCTCCTTAAAAAAGGATTTGCTGTAATGTGTTTTACTTCAATACATTTATCTACACTATATACACTAGATAGGTTTACTgatgaaagaaatttaaaatttttgaaaaatttcgaataaataattttgacaATGAGTAATTGAGTATATATCttttgtgatttaaaaaagTCTTTCACTAAACATTCGAAAAACATTATGTGCAGTATGTTTCTAGACAATCTGATTCGCTTTATTTACT is a genomic window of Daphnia pulicaria isolate SC F1-1A chromosome 2, SC_F0-13Bv2, whole genome shotgun sequence containing:
- the LOC124327649 gene encoding cytosolic Fe-S cluster assembly factor nubp1-like → MENEIPEHCPGVQSEAAGKASTCDGCPNQKICASGEVTVEDPKIMVGIQERMLNVKHKILVLSGKGGVGKSTLTSMIARVFAQDLTKNVAVMDIDICGPSAPRIMGVEGETVHQSGSGWSPVYIGENLSVMSVGLLLASPDDAVIWRGPKKNGLIKQFLSEVDWGSLDYLLMDTPPGTSDEHLSIAQYMLPCQLTGAIIVTSPQEISLLDVRKEINFCRKVNIPIIGIVENMSWFVCPKCSKESEIFLATTGGARQMASEFNLPFLGQIPLDHRLTQACDEGIDFFEEYSDSATASAFIQLVKEIKAHIKE